In Helicobacter bilis, a genomic segment contains:
- the flhF gene encoding flagellar biosynthesis protein FlhF, with protein sequence MKLYTYSGETPPEALKKAQSMHGDEALIIDSKEIRKKTLTEPGLYEVVVAVQDDAAPVPQPEVVAPRSNSIQQRLDEIAQKELERKRAQKKLDVFDEDISRQLSRAVKEISELSSDIDSEDIRLDFSPNVTNRLQTQSTKKDDLQVANAPILQQTSSTLETLNKRVGSKLQERQNLQGANVEELRGIKQELDKLNDKLKLIQNMVWDDKSPKSEGINIPHEFAEIYRIAKSSGIIKSHLDAIMSLSLELMPLKMRENSLTIKRYFREVLRKMVYCRPESKDMTKKIMMLVGPTGVGKTTALAKLAARFSLEKKAKVGIITLDSYRIGALQQLEWYAERMRISIQMVVAPEEFLQALDSLRYCDYILVDTAGRSQNDSERIAQIKKYLQGDYKINTSLVMSATTKFEDLRDIYDAFSILNLDTLIFSKLDESRGLGNIFSLAYETKKPISYFSIGQEVPTDLVVATNESLADWLLDGFIKPIR encoded by the coding sequence ATGAAGCTTTATACTTATTCAGGAGAGACACCACCAGAGGCTTTGAAAAAAGCACAGAGTATGCACGGAGATGAAGCATTAATCATTGATAGTAAAGAAATAAGAAAAAAAACTCTAACAGAGCCGGGCTTATATGAAGTCGTAGTCGCAGTCCAAGACGATGCAGCCCCAGTGCCACAGCCAGAAGTAGTTGCACCGAGGTCTAATAGCATTCAGCAAAGACTTGATGAAATAGCACAAAAAGAGCTTGAGCGCAAAAGGGCGCAAAAAAAACTTGATGTTTTTGATGAAGATATTAGTCGTCAGCTTAGTCGTGCAGTAAAAGAGATTTCAGAATTATCTAGCGACATAGATTCGGAAGATATTCGCCTTGATTTTAGTCCAAATGTTACGAATAGATTGCAAACACAATCTACAAAAAAAGATGATTTACAGGTTGCAAATGCACCGATTTTACAGCAAACTTCAAGCACATTAGAAACACTTAATAAACGAGTTGGATCAAAGTTGCAAGAGCGACAGAATCTGCAGGGGGCAAATGTAGAAGAGTTGCGTGGGATAAAGCAAGAGCTAGATAAATTAAATGATAAACTAAAGCTTATTCAAAACATGGTATGGGACGATAAAAGTCCAAAAAGTGAGGGCATAAATATACCCCATGAGTTTGCTGAAATCTATCGTATTGCAAAGAGTAGCGGTATCATTAAAAGTCATCTTGATGCGATTATGAGCCTTAGCCTTGAGCTTATGCCGCTTAAAATGCGTGAAAACTCTTTGACTATCAAGCGTTATTTTAGGGAAGTGCTGCGTAAAATGGTATATTGTCGTCCAGAAAGCAAGGATATGACAAAAAAAATAATGATGCTTGTAGGTCCAACAGGTGTTGGCAAGACTACCGCACTTGCAAAACTTGCTGCTAGATTCTCACTTGAGAAAAAGGCAAAGGTCGGCATTATCACCCTTGATAGTTACAGAATCGGTGCATTGCAGCAGCTTGAATGGTATGCAGAGAGAATGCGTATTAGCATTCAAATGGTGGTTGCCCCAGAAGAGTTTTTACAAGCCCTAGACTCACTTCGTTATTGTGATTATATTCTAGTTGATACTGCAGGTCGTAGTCAAAATGATAGTGAGAGAATTGCACAGATAAAAAAATACTTACAAGGTGATTATAAAATCAATACTTCACTTGTTATGAGTGCGACAACAAAATTTGAGGATTTGCGTGATATTTACGATGCATTTAGTATTTTGAATCTTGATACATTGATATTTAGCAAACTTGATGAAAGTCGCGGCTTAGGCAATATTTTTTCCCTTGCGTATGAGACAAAAAAACCCATCAGTTACTTTTCTATCGGGCAGGAAGTCCCCACAGACTTGGTTGTAGCAACTAATGAGTCGTTAGCTGATTGGCTTTTAGATGGTTTTATAAAACCTATACGATAG
- the folK gene encoding 2-amino-4-hydroxy-6-hydroxymethyldihydropteridine diphosphokinase — protein MKLFTKHFPYVQHNCKSYANMVVWGIGANVGHCIKTFEQLFSCLYKHPKIQIHSTAYIYKNPPFGYIKQPDFYNTSIIFSTSLCVRSLFSLMFYLERKFGRERVRLMKNGERSLDIDLIFYAKKKVNLAHMYLPHRDYANRQSVLQPLTFQLGLFK, from the coding sequence GTGAAGCTATTTACAAAGCATTTTCCTTATGTGCAACATAATTGCAAAAGTTATGCAAATATGGTTGTTTGGGGTATAGGTGCAAATGTTGGTCATTGCATAAAAACTTTTGAGCAACTTTTTTCTTGCTTATATAAACACCCAAAGATTCAGATTCACAGCACAGCATACATTTATAAGAATCCACCTTTTGGATATATAAAACAGCCAGATTTTTACAATACAAGTATTATATTTAGCACATCTTTATGTGTGAGATCGCTTTTTTCTCTTATGTTTTATCTTGAAAGAAAGTTTGGTAGAGAAAGGGTGCGTTTAATGAAAAATGGGGAGCGTAGCTTGGATATTGATTTAATTTTTTATGCGAAAAAGAAGGTAAATTTAGCTCACATGTATCTACCACATAGAGATTATGCTAATAGGCAAAGTGTGTTGCAACCACTTACTTTTCAATTAGGTTTATTTAAATGA
- the bioB gene encoding biotin synthase BioB, which produces MTYEEAHKIFELPFMELLYKAHTLHRENFNPNSLQTSTLLSVKTGACTENCSYCAQSAHYNTGTKKESMLDKEQILKYAKAAKEKGSSRFCMGASGRSPSDKDLEVLCEVIGEVKDLGMETCVTLGLLNENQAQKLKDSGLDFYNHNIDTSKEYYSNVITTRTFEDRLNTIKNVRDAGLKICVGGILGLGESNEDRINMLVLLANLPTPPESIPINQLVRIPGTPLENGETLDCFDFVRIIALARILMPKSYIRLSAGRAQMDDSLQALCFFAGANSVFYGDRLLTTENAAPTRDDMLFARLNLSKEVFVEAKA; this is translated from the coding sequence ATGACTTACGAAGAAGCACATAAAATTTTTGAATTGCCATTTATGGAATTACTCTATAAAGCACACACTCTGCATAGAGAAAACTTCAATCCAAACTCACTGCAAACAAGCACACTTTTAAGCGTAAAAACGGGGGCTTGCACGGAAAACTGCTCATATTGTGCGCAATCAGCCCATTACAACACAGGCACGAAAAAAGAAAGCATGCTAGATAAAGAACAGATTCTAAAATACGCAAAGGCAGCAAAAGAGAAAGGAAGCTCTCGTTTTTGCATGGGGGCATCTGGCAGAAGCCCTAGCGATAAAGACCTTGAGGTGCTTTGCGAGGTGATAGGCGAGGTGAAAGATTTAGGTATGGAGACATGCGTAACTTTGGGTTTATTGAATGAAAATCAAGCACAAAAGCTAAAAGATTCTGGACTAGATTTCTATAATCATAACATTGATACTTCAAAGGAATATTATAGCAATGTCATTACTACGCGGACTTTTGAGGATAGACTAAATACCATCAAAAATGTGCGTGATGCAGGGCTTAAAATCTGTGTCGGCGGGATTTTAGGTTTAGGTGAAAGCAATGAAGATAGAATCAATATGTTAGTTTTACTTGCGAATCTCCCCACGCCACCAGAATCTATACCGATTAATCAGCTTGTAAGGATTCCGGGCACACCGCTAGAAAATGGCGAAACGCTTGATTGCTTTGACTTTGTAAGGATTATCGCCCTAGCACGCATTCTTATGCCAAAATCCTATATTCGTTTATCAGCAGGTAGAGCGCAAATGGATGATTCCTTGCAGGCTTTATGCTTTTTTGCAGGAGCTAATTCAGTCTTTTATGGTGATAGATTGCTTACCACAGAGAATGCCGCACCAACTAGAGATGATATGCTATTTGCAAGGCTTAATCTTTCCAAAGAAGTCTTTGTTGAGGCAAAGGCGTAA
- the galE gene encoding UDP-glucose 4-epimerase GalE, which yields MKILFTGGCGYIGSHCALHFLQHTEAEIIIVDNLSTGFLKNYEYLKHQFGDRVRLVREDLANCEEVFKQYKIDTVLHFGAFISVAQSVEDPILYYTNNTSKTLQLLSYCAKYKVKNFIFSSTAAVYGEPNEEHIPVTESCPLKPINPYGWSKLMVETMLQDIAESAKINYVILRYFNVAGANMLNDYTADRALGQRVKNATHLIKVACECAVGKREGMSIYGTNYHTQDGTCIRDYIHVDDLSMAHIEAYKLLQNAVGPLGEIFNVGYGMGFSVKEVIECVKEVSKNNFKVYTTGRRAGDPAILIADNAKILKNTEWNPQYNNLAKIVESAYKWELFLKMQEQEK from the coding sequence ATGAAGATACTTTTTACAGGTGGTTGTGGCTACATTGGCTCACATTGTGCGCTTCATTTTTTACAGCATACGGAAGCTGAAATTATTATTGTAGATAATCTTTCAACAGGATTTTTGAAAAACTATGAATATTTAAAACATCAGTTTGGTGATAGAGTGCGGCTTGTGCGTGAAGATTTGGCAAATTGTGAAGAGGTTTTTAAACAATATAAAATTGATACAGTGTTACATTTTGGTGCATTTATCAGTGTAGCACAATCTGTGGAAGATCCTATTCTTTACTATACAAATAATACTTCTAAAACGCTGCAATTACTCTCATATTGTGCGAAATATAAGGTGAAAAACTTTATCTTTTCAAGCACAGCGGCAGTCTATGGTGAGCCAAATGAAGAGCATATCCCCGTTACAGAATCATGCCCCTTAAAGCCCATTAACCCTTATGGTTGGAGTAAGCTTATGGTGGAGACTATGTTGCAAGACATAGCAGAATCTGCAAAGATCAATTATGTTATTTTGCGATATTTTAATGTAGCAGGGGCAAATATGCTAAATGACTATACAGCAGATAGGGCATTAGGACAGCGTGTTAAGAACGCTACTCATCTTATCAAGGTGGCATGTGAATGTGCGGTAGGTAAGAGAGAGGGTATGAGTATTTATGGGACAAATTATCATACGCAAGATGGCACTTGCATAAGGGATTATATCCATGTTGATGATTTGTCTATGGCACACATTGAAGCTTATAAATTGTTACAAAATGCAGTAGGACCGCTTGGAGAGATATTTAATGTAGGTTATGGAATGGGCTTTAGTGTCAAGGAAGTGATTGAGTGTGTAAAAGAAGTCAGTAAAAATAATTTTAAAGTCTATACCACAGGCAGACGCGCAGGCGATCCAGCGATACTTATCGCAGATAATGCAAAGATTCTAAAAAATACAGAATGGAATCCACAATATAATAATCTCGCAAAGATTGTTGAGAGTGCATACAAGTGGGAGCTTTTTCTTAAAATGCAAGAGCAGGAGAAGTAA
- a CDS encoding acyl-CoA thioesterase yields MESVFDNKTLRMSILATPEHVNFNGVMHGGDLLKMLDGVAYACATRYCGIGVVTLSVDRVLFKSPIKIGNLIHFLASINYAGTTSVEVGIRVVAEDIAKRTLTHCNSSYFTMVALDSNGKPTKVPPLTPETEEEKRRFEAGRLRREASKAKLKSKK; encoded by the coding sequence ATGGAATCTGTTTTTGATAATAAAACTTTAAGAATGTCGATTTTGGCGACACCCGAACATGTGAATTTTAATGGTGTAATGCATGGGGGCGATTTATTAAAAATGCTAGATGGCGTTGCGTATGCGTGTGCGACACGATATTGTGGTATCGGTGTGGTAACGCTTAGTGTCGATAGAGTGCTGTTTAAAAGCCCGATAAAAATTGGGAATCTTATCCATTTTCTTGCATCGATCAATTACGCTGGCACAACAAGTGTGGAAGTTGGAATCCGCGTAGTAGCAGAGGATATTGCTAAGCGGACACTAACTCATTGCAATAGCTCTTACTTTACAATGGTAGCCCTAGATTCTAATGGCAAACCAACAAAGGTCCCACCACTCACACCAGAAACTGAAGAAGAAAAAAGACGATTTGAAGCAGGGAGACTAAGGCGAGAAGCAAGCAAGGCAAAGCTAAAAAGTAAGAAGTAG